One Nyctibius grandis isolate bNycGra1 chromosome 17, bNycGra1.pri, whole genome shotgun sequence genomic window carries:
- the AGMAT gene encoding guanidino acid hydrolase, mitochondrial, whose product MLELKPRAAGVCREADRAGKQTPGEKGWPGAGTRGPSGISALPQAVGVRPHFEPRGGRREARWRRLALCPATALQPGRNRLRGSAACGAEGRSVGGRMRRLLWAGCSQLLPWEAGLGARKLSAAAVAATPRHSPWPPALLATSGSSPSASAGLLRRWASQFNVPPSALFVARPAGVCSMMKLPIQESAEGLDAAFVGVPLDTGTSNRPGARFGPRQIRAESAMVRRYNGSTGAAPFDSLRVADIGDVNVNLYNLPDSCRIIRESYQKIVASGCVPLTLGGDHTITYPILQAVVARHGPVGLVHVDAHTDTGDTALGEKIYHGTPFRRCVEEGLLDCGRVVQIGLRGSSYDPDPYKYCRDQGFRVVPAEECWRKSLVPLMGEVRKQMGDKPVYVSFDIDGLDPAYAPGTGTPEIAGLTPAQALEIIRGCKGLNIVGCDLVEVAPMYDVSGNTALLGANLLFEMLCVLPRVKTT is encoded by the exons ATGCTCGAGCTGAAGCCCCGTGCTGCGGGTGTTTGCCGGGAAGCAGACCGTGCTGGGAAGCAAACCCCTGGGGAAAAGGGGTGGCCGGGAGCGGGGACGCGAGGCCCAAGCGGAATCTCTGCCCTTCCCCAAGCAGTGGGTGTCCGGCCGCACTTTGAACCCCGGGGAGGGCGGAGGGAGGCACGGTGGAGGCGGCTGGCTCTCTGCCCGGCCACGGCACTCCAGCCGGGACGGAACAGGCTCCGCGGCAGTGCTGCGTGTGGGGCAGAGGGTCGGAGCGTGGGGGGCAGGATGAGGCGCCTGCTCTgggctggctgcagccagctgctgccctgggaagcCGGGCTCGGTGCTCGCAAGCTGTCTGCGGCTGCTGTGGCGGCCACCCCACGCCACAGCCCGTGGCCCCCGGCTCTTCTGGCCACCTCCGGCTCCTCGCCCAGTGCGTCCGCGGGGCTCCTCCGGCGCTGGGCCTCACAGTTCAACGTGCCCCCCAGCGCCCTGTTCGTGGCCCGGCCCGCAGGGGTCTGCTCCATGATGAAACTGCCCATCCAGGAGTCAGCGGAGGGGCTGGACGCAGCTTTCGTCGGCGTCCCTCTAGACACGGGCACGTCCAACCGGCCGGGAGCCAG GTTCGGCCCGCGGCAGATCCGGGCCGAGTCGGCGATGGTGAGGAGGTACAACGGCAGCACCGGGGCAGCGCCTTTCGACTCCCTGCGGGTGGCTGACATCGGGGACGTCAACGTGAACCTCTACAACCTGCCTGACAGCTGCCGCATCATCCGAGAGTCCTACCAGAAGATAGTGGCCTCCGGCTGCGTGCCCCTCACCTTGG GCGGAGATCACACCATAACGTACCCCATCCTGCAGGCCGTGGTGGCAAG GCACGGTCCCGTGGGACTGGTACACGTGGATGCTCACACCGACACCGGAGACACAGCCCTGGGGGAGAAGATCTACCACGGGACCCCGTTCCGGCGCTGCGTGGAGGAAGGGCTGCTGGACTGCGGCCGCGTGGTCCAGATCGGCCTCCGGGGCTCCTCCTACGACCCCGATCCTTACAAGTACTGCCGGGACCAG GGTTTCCGGGTGGTCCCGGCTGAAGAGTGCTGGAGGAAATCCCTGGTGCCGCTGATGGGGGAGGTGAGGAAGCAGATGGGGGACAAGCCGGTGTACGTCAGCTTCGACATCGATGGGCTAGACCCGGCATATGCCCCGGGCACCGGCACGCCGGAGATAGCGGGGCTGACGCCGGCACAG gctTTGGAGATTATTCGTGGCTGCAAAGGACTGAACATTGTGGGATGTGACCTTGTAGAAGTTGCACCCATGTACGATGTCTCTG GTAACACAGCCCTCCTGGGGGCAAACCTGCTCTTCGAGATGCTGTGCGTTCTCCCCAGAGTGAAGACAACGTga
- the DNAJC16 gene encoding dnaJ homolog subfamily C member 16: protein MELARAGLAWAAALLLAALGAQAAAAGDFDPYRVLGVGRSSSQADIKKAYKRLAREWHPDKNKDPGAEDKFIQISKAYEILSNEEKRANFDRYGDAGGSQGYSQHQHRQFHHFHEGFYFDESFFHFPFNSERRDTSDEKYLLHFSHYVNEIVPDSFKKPYLIKITSDWCFSCIHIEPVWKEVAQELEALGVGIGVVHAGYERRLAHHLGAHSTPSLLGLINGKITFFHNAVVRENLRQFVENLLPGNLVEKVTDKNYIRFLSNWKKENKPHVLLFDHMPVVPLLYKLAAFAYRDYLSFGYVYVGLRGTEQLSRQYNINVYTPTMMIFKEHIDRPADVVQARDMKKQLIDDFLSQNKFLMAARLTNQRLFQELCPVKKSHRQRKHCVVLLTGEGEKFDEAYEAFLTFAVANTKDTLKFVHIYNDRQPEFADALLMDDEKYRGKSAVVILERRNNAGKIAYKALEEAWRGSKEDNFILLDLLDQLRTDPGLLSSETVLSDLNDELAPMFLIRWLYSALDYISDCWDSLFHSNWREMMPLLSLLFSALFILFGTVIVQAFSDSSDTRDSAPSEKEETAAKTEKNDVSFSKESNRIPKKGFVEVTELTDINYTSNLVRLRPGHMNVVLILSNSTKTVLLQKFALEVYTFTGSSSLHFSFLSLDKHREWLEYLLEFAQDAAPIPNQYDKHFLERDYTGYVLALNGHKKYFCLFKPHRSGDEGGPPGSCEDYDSSLHTEARGKSSCSPGSRSLKNKLHKLSFWMERLLEGSLQRFYIPSWPALD, encoded by the exons ATGGAGCTGGCGCGGGCGGGCCTGGCCTGGGCCGCCGCCctgctgctggcggccctgGGAGCGcaggccgcggcggcgggggatTTCGACCCGTACCGCGTCCTGGGGGTCGGCCGGAGCTCCAGCCAGGCCGACATCAAGAAGGCCTACAAGCGGCTCGCCCGGGAATG GCACCCCGACAAAAACAAGGACCCGGGAGCAGAAGACAAATTCATCCAGATTAGCAAGGCCTACGAG ATTCTCTCCAATGAGGAAAAGAGGGCAAACTTTGATCGCTACGGAGATGCCGGGGGAAGCCAGGGCTACTCTCAGCACCAGCATCGCCAGTTCCACCACTTCCACGAAGGCTTCTATTTTGACGAGtccttcttccatttccccTTCAATTCGGAGCGGCGCGACACCTCCGACGAGAAGTATTTGCTCCATTTTTCCCACTACGTCAATGAAATCGTGCCAGACAGTTTCAAGAAACCTTACCTCATTAAAATCACCTCGGACTGGTGTTTCAGCTGCATCCACATCGAGCCCGTGTGGAAGGAAGTCGCTCAGGAATTGGAGGCGCTGG GAGTGGGGATCGGAGTCGTTCACGCCGGGTACGAACGGCGCCTCGCCCATCACCTCGGCGCACACAGCACCCCGTCCCTCCTAGGGCTCATTAACGGGAAAATAACCTTCTTCCACAACGCTGTCGTTCGAGAAAACCTGCGGCAATTCGTGGAGAACCTTCTGCCGGGGAATCTCGTAGAAAAG gttacAGATAAAAACTACATCCGCTTTCTCTCcaactggaagaaagaaaacaagcccCACGTCCTTCTATTTGATCACATGCCGGTTGTGCCGTTATTATACAAG CTGGCTGCCTTCGCCTACCGAGATTACTTGTCCTTTGGGTACGTGTACGTCGGGCTCCGAGGCACCGAACAGTTGTCCCGTCAGTACAACATCAACGTCTACACTCCCACCATGATGATCTTCAAGGAGCACATCGACAGGCCCGCTGACGTCGTGCAG GCACGAGATATGAAGAAGCAGCTCATTGACGACTTCCTTTCCCAGAATAAGTTCCTCATGGCGGCCAGACTCACCAACCAGAGGCTGTTCCAGGAGCTGTGTCCCGTGAAGAAGTCTCACCGTCAGCGAAA GCACTGCGTGGTCTTACTTACTGGAGAAGGCGAGAAGTTTGACGAGGCTTACGAGGCATTCTTGACTTTTGCCGTGGCCAACACAAAAGACACGCTGAAGTTTGTGCACATCTATAACGACCGGCAGCCGGAATTTGCGGACGCCTTGCTGATGGATGACGAGAAGTATCGGGGAAAATCAGCG GTGGTCATTTTGGAGAGACGCAATAACGCGGGGAAGATCGCCTATAAAGCCTTGGAGGAGGCCTGGCGAGGCAGCAAAGAGGACAACTTCATCCTCCTGGATCTGCTGGACCAGCTGAGGACAGACCCCGGCCTGCTCTCTTCAGAGACTGTCCTGTCAGACTTGAACGATGAACTCGCTCCC aTGTTCCTTATCCGGTGGCTCTACTCCGCGCTGGATTACATCTCGGACTGCTGGGACAGTTTGTTTCACAGTAACTG GCGAGAAATGATGCCGCTGCTGTCCCTGCTCTTCTCTGCGCTCTTCATTCTCTTTGGCACCGTTATTGTTCAGGCTTTCAG CGATTCGAGCGATACGAGAGACTCTGCTCCCTCCGAGAAAGAAGAAACCGCCGCAAAGACCGAGAAGAACGACGTGAGCTTCAGCAAAGAGAGTAACAG GATCCCCAAAAAGGGCTTCGTCGAGGTGACTGAGCTAACGGACATCAACTACACCAGTAACTTGGTACGCCTGAGGCCCGGTCACATGAACGTGGTCTTGATCCTCTCCAACTCAACTAAAACCGTCCTCCTCCAGAAGTTTGCCCTGGAAGTCTACACATTCACAGG gagcagctctcttcatttctccttcctcagccTGGACAAGCACCGAGAATGGCTGGAGTACCTGTTAGAGTTCGCGCAGGATGCGGCCCCCATCCCGAACCAGTACGACAAGCATTTCCTCGAGCGTGACTACACGGGCTACGTCCTGGCTCTGAACGGCCACAAGAAATACTTCTGCCTCTTTAAGCCTCACAGATCGGGGGATGAGGGGGGACCCCCGGGATCATGCGAGGATTACGATTCCTCGCTGCACACGGAAGCCAGAGGGAAATCTTCCTGCAGCCCAGGATCTAGATcccttaaaaacaaattacacaAATTGTCCTTTTGGATGGAACGCCTCCTCGAGGGTTCCTTACAGAGGTTCTACATCCCCTCGTGGCCCGCGCTAGACTGA
- the PINK1 gene encoding serine/threonine-protein kinase PINK1, mitochondrial translates to MAVRLLLARALRLLPRWRLPCAPRHDPRPAPPPSSPSWPPWLSWLPAASRLFLPGPAGGLAAVARRGRGGACLALAMALGLVEPHLEEQRRAEAACRHIQTVFVGKNKPQKDPLSSFRWQGFKLEEYHIGQSIGKGCSAAVYEAAIPVSRDGQGHAESSRLAGQGPAVQQDRGSASRAAEEGPVEKHQPREAFPLAIKMMWNISAGSSSEAILDAMGQELVPATGVALAGEYGAVCGRRKPVRGRKKLQPHPNIIQVIRAFTSSVPLLPGAFVDYPDVLPLSLNPRGIGHSRTLFLVMKNYPCTLRQYLRESSPDVRLSTMMILQLLEGVDHLVRHGIAHRDMKSDNILVEFDSAGCPWLVITDFGCCLADENIGLRLPFTSLYVDRGGNGCLMAPEVITASPGPGTVINYSKADAWAVGAIAYEILGLANPFYGHGDSALESRSYSEEQLPSLPNRVPLEVKQVIKMLLRRDPDKRLSARVAANVLHLSLWGESVLASKTLKPDQMIAWLLCQSAAALLMDGLVDKSRVETKMKKCFLANLEYEDLWAAIFLLLAWRSRSG, encoded by the exons ATGGCGGTGCGGCTGCTGCTGGCCCGGGCCCTGCGCCTGCTACCGCGCTGGCGCCTGCCCTGCGCCCCCCGCCACGacccccggcccgccccgccgccgtcGTCCCCGTCATGGCCGCCCTGGCTGTCCTGGCTGCCGGCCGCCAGCCGCCTCTTCCTGCCCGGGCCGGCCGGCGGGCTGGCGGCCGTGGCGCGGAGAGGCCGCGGCGGGGCCTGCCTGGCGCTGGCCATGGCGCTGGGGCTGGTGGAGCCGCACCTGGAGGAGCAGCGACGGGCCGAGGCGGCGTGCCGCCACATCCAG acCGTGTTTGTCGGAAAGAACAAGCCGCAGAAGGATCCGCTGAGCTCCTTCCGCTGGCAGGGCTTCAAGCTGGAAGAATATCACATTGGCCAGTCCATCGGGAAGGGCTGCAGCGCCGCTGTGTACGAAGCAGCTATTCCTGTCTCTCGCGACGGTCAGGGACACGCGGAGAGCAGCCGTCTCGCAGGGCAGGGCCCAGCCGTGCAGCAGGATCGTGGCTCGGCCTCACGGGCGGCTGAAGAGGGGCCTGTAGAGAAACACCAACCGAGGGAGGCTTTTCCATTAGCTATCAAAATGATGTGGAACATTTCG GCTGGTTCGTCAAGCGAAGCCATCCTCGATGCCATGGGCCAAGAGCTTGTTCCAGCCACGGGGGTTGCCTTAGCCGGAGAATACGGAGCTGTCTGTGGCCGCAG GAAACCTGTCCGTGGGAGGAAGAAGTTGCAGCCTCATCCGAATATAATCCAGGTGATCCGAGCGTTCACATCCTCCGTCCCTTTGCTGCCCGGAGCCTTCGTGGACTATCCCGACGTTCTTCCCTTAAGCCTGAATCCCAGAGGGATCGGTCACAGCCGCACGCTCTTCTTGGTGATGAAGAA TTATCCGTGCACCCTGCGCCAGTATCTGAGGGAGAGCAGTCCAGATGTCCGTCTCTCCACGATGATGATTTTACAGCTCTTGGAAGGCGTGGACCATCTTGTTCGACACGGAATAGCACACAGAGACATGAAGTCTGACAACATCCTGGTCGAATTTGATTCTG CTGGCTGCCCCTGGCTGGTGATCACAGACTTCGGTTGCTGTTTGGCAGATGAAAACATCGGCTTGAGGCTGCCTTTCACCAGCTTGTACGTGGATCGGGGCGGCAATGGCTGTCTGATGGCACCCGAG GTGATCACGGCGTCACCTGGTCCAGGCACGGTGATCAACTACAGTAAAGCTGATGCTTGGGCTGTCGGAGCGATCGCCTATGAAATCCTTGGCCTGGCCAATCCTTTCTACGGCCACGGGGACTCAGCTCTGGAAAGCAGAAGTTACAGTGAAGAGCAGCTGCCAAGCCTGCCCAATCGCGTGCCCCTTGAGGTGAAGCAAGTCATAAAGATGCTGCTTCGGAGGGATCCCGACAAG AGATTGTCTGCCAGAGTTGCTGCTAACGTGCTTCACCTCAGCCTCTGGGGTGAAAGCGTTCTAGCATCCAAGACCCTGAAACCTGACCAGATGATCGCCTGGCTTCTCTGCCAGTCTGCGGCCGCTTTGCTCATGGACGGGCTGGTGGACAAAAGCCGAGTAGAAACCAAAATGAAGAAGTGCTTTTTGGCCAACCTTGAGTATGAAGACCTCTGGGCGGCGATATTCCTGTTGCTGGCCTGGAGAAGCCGGTCTGGGTGA